In the Parasphingorhabdus halotolerans genome, TGCAGCATTTTGATGATCCCAGCTTGCAGCCCTTCTTCCTCGTTGCGGCCTTTGGCGCTGCGCTCATTGCGCTGGGCATTGCTGCCATGGCGATGCAATTCTTCGTCAGCATCCGCGACCGCGCGCAAAACCGGGATTCAACCGGCGACCCGTGGGATGGCCGCACGCTGGAATGGGCCACCACTTCGCCGCCGCCCGAATATAATTTCGCCTTCACGCCAGTGGTGCATGACAATGATGCCTGGTGGGATATGAAGGCCAATGGCTATCAGCGACCGGTGGACGGATTTGCGCCGATCCATATGCCAAAAAACACCGCAATCGGGCTGGTCTATGCCGCGCTCAGCGTTGCCTTTGGCTTTGCCATGGTCTGGCACATCTGGTGGCTGGCGGGCAGCAGCTTCTTTGCCATTATCGCTGCCGCCATTTTCTACAGCTTTATTTACGATCGCGATTTTTACATTCCGCAGGCCGATGTCGAGCGGGTTGAGGGGCTGCGCACAGAAGCGCTCGCTATGCAGGGTTGAAGCCATGAATCTCCAATCACAAGACTCTTTTTTCAACGGCGATAAGCCGGTTTATCATCTGGCCGAGGAGCCGCATCATCCCGAAGGACACAGCACGATGCTGGGCTTCTGGATCTATTTGATGAGCGACTGCCTCATCTTTGCGGTCTTGTTTGCGACCTTTGCGGTTTCCAGCCAGAGTTTTGCCGGCGGGCCGGGGCCGCGCGAGATGTTTGAGCTGCCGCTGGTGGCGGTGAACACTGCCATGCTGCTTTTTTCCTCGATCACTTATGGCTTTGCCATGCTGGTGATGGAGCAGGGGAAAAAGGGCGCAACGCTGCTTTGGCTCGCGATCACTGGCCTGTTTGGCCTCGCCTTTCTGGGCATTGAGCTTTATGAATTTTCGCATCTTTTTGGCGAAGGCGTCACCCCGCAAACCAGCGCTTATTGGTCCGCTTTTTTCACCTTGGTTGGCACGCACGGGCTGCATGTCACCTTTGGCCTTATCTGGCTGGTGACGCTGATGGGGCAAACGCTGACCCACGGGCTGACCCGCGCCAACAAGCGGCGGATGCTGTGCCTCAGCATGTTCTGGCATTTCCTTGATGTCGTTTGGATCGGCGTGTTTACCTTTGTCTATTTGATGGGAGTGGTCTGATGAGCAATATGCCTGCAACCAATGATGAGCATGGCGCGCATGGCCATGATGACGGCGCCCCGCATGGTAGCTTCAAGGGCTACGTCACTGGCTTTGTGCTGGCGGCTATGCTTACCATCATTCCCTTCGCACTGGTGATGACTGGCGCGCTCGGCAGCACCTCGGCCACGGTCCTTGCCGTTCTTGGCCTCGCCGTCATCCAGATTGTCGTGCACATGGTGTACTTCTTGCACATGAACGCGCGTGTCGAAGGGGGCTGGTCGCTCTTGGCGCTGGTTTTTACTGCGATTTTTGTGGTGATC is a window encoding:
- the cyoC gene encoding cytochrome o ubiquinol oxidase subunit III, which encodes MNLQSQDSFFNGDKPVYHLAEEPHHPEGHSTMLGFWIYLMSDCLIFAVLFATFAVSSQSFAGGPGPREMFELPLVAVNTAMLLFSSITYGFAMLVMEQGKKGATLLWLAITGLFGLAFLGIELYEFSHLFGEGVTPQTSAYWSAFFTLVGTHGLHVTFGLIWLVTLMGQTLTHGLTRANKRRMLCLSMFWHFLDVVWIGVFTFVYLMGVV
- the cyoD gene encoding cytochrome o ubiquinol oxidase subunit IV, giving the protein MSNMPATNDEHGAHGHDDGAPHGSFKGYVTGFVLAAMLTIIPFALVMTGALGSTSATVLAVLGLAVIQIVVHMVYFLHMNARVEGGWSLLALVFTAIFVVITLSGSIWVMYNMNTNMMPPMTQEAMQQLAQ